One Rosa chinensis cultivar Old Blush chromosome 5, RchiOBHm-V2, whole genome shotgun sequence genomic region harbors:
- the LOC112164247 gene encoding oligopeptide transporter 1 isoform X1, with protein MDPAANTRLTTDRAKLTKIFSNNETEDHNTKLLDDEFNDSPIEQVRLTVPITDDPSVPALTFRTWVLGLLSCCTLAFLNQFFGYRQNQLYISSVSAQILVLPLGKLMAKTLPTKQFRVMGRTFSFNPGPFNLKEHVLITIFANSGSNSVYAVNIITIVKAFYRRSMHPMAAFLLAQSTQLLGYGWAGLFRKYLVDSPYMWWPDNLVQVSLFRALHEWEMRPKGGRTRLQYFSLVFVCSFAYYIIPSFFFPSIGALSFVCWIWKDSVTAQQIGSGLNGLGIGSFGLDWSTVASFLKSPLATPGFVFMNMLAGFVFIFYILTPIFYWSNVKDAKKFPFFSSSTFDSTGKRYNVSRVLDQKTFDINLKEYNSYSKLHLSMYFASTYGWSFAGLTATISHVALFHGKDIWDMWKKTSTAAKDQLGDIHTRLMKKNYEAVPQWWFHIMLALMVGLSIWVCEGFGKQLQLPWWGVLLACAIALTFTLPIGIIQATTNMQPGLNVITELVIGYLYPGKPLANVTFKTYGYISMSQALMFLGDFKLGHYMKIPPKSMFIAQLAGTLVASSTFFSTSWWLLNTVENICDPSKLPEGSPWTCPSDEVFYNASIIWGVIGPLRMFTKHGNYPEMNWFFLLGLLAPIPVWLLSRKFPKLEWIKLINMPIIIGTTAVMPPAKAVHYLMWFTVGIFFSFYVYRQHRAWWARHNYILSAALDAGVAFTAVLVYFTLQSNGINGPKWWGQDSTDHCPLAKCPTAPGVVVKGCPVF; from the exons ATGGATCCAGCGGCGAATACAAGATTGACAACTGACCGAGCCAAATTGACCAAAATATTCAGCAATAATGAGACAGAAGACCACaatacaaaactattag ATGATGAGTTCAACGACAGCCCAATTGAGCAGGTGAGGCTAACAGTTCCGATCACCGACGACCCTTCAGTTCCCGCCTTAACCTTTCGTACGTGGGTTCTAGGCCTTTTGTCATGCTGCACTCTTGCCTTTTTGAACCAGTTCTTTGGTTACCGCCAAAACCAGCTCTACATTTCTTCAGTCTCAGCACAAATCCTCGTCCTCCCTCTCGGAAAACTGATGGCTAAAACTCTCCCAACAAAACAATTCCGAGTTATGGGACGGACATTTTCATTCAACCCCGGACCTTTCAACTTGAAAGAGCATGTGTTGATCACCATCTTTGCGAATTCAGGATCAAATAGTGTTTATGCAGTTAACATTATCACTATTGTGAAGGCTTTCTACCGCAGAAGCATGCATCCTATGGCAGCCTTCTTGTTAGCCCAAAGCACTCAA TTGCTTGGATATGGGTGGGCTGGGTTGTTCAGAAAGTACCTTGTTGATTCCCCATATATGTGGTGGCCTGACAATCTGGTTCAGGTCTCTCTTTTCAG GGCGCTTCATGAATGGGAAATGAGACCAAAGGGAGGCCGTACTAGGCTGCAGTACTTCAGCTTAGTATTTGTATGCAGCTTCGCTTATTATATTATTCCAAGTTTTTTCTTCCCCTCCATAGGCGCTCTCTCCTTTGTTTGTTGGATATGGAAGGACTCCGTCACCGCCCAACAGATTGGTTCCGGCCTCAATGGCCTTGGCATTGGCTCGTTTGGCCTTGATTGGTCAACTGTTGCTAGCTTCTTGAAGAGCCCATTAGCCACACCCGGTTTTGTCTTCATGAACATGTTGGCTGgttttgtcttcattttctaCATTCTTACCCCCATTTTTTATTGGTCCAATGTAAAAGATGCCAAGAAGTttcccttcttttcttcttctactttcGACTCCACTGGCAAACGCTATAATGTTTCCCGAGTTCTGGACCAGAAAACTTTCGATATTAATTTGAAAGAGTATAACAGTTACAGTAAACTCCATCTCTCTATGTACTTTGCCTCGACTTATGGGTGGAGCTTTGCTGGTCTGACAGCAACTATTTCACATGTTGCACTCTTCCATGGAAA AGACATCTGGGATATGTGGAAAAAGACTTCTACTGCAGCGAAAGATCAGCTTGGGGACATCCACACACGGTTGATGAAGAAGAACTACGAGGCAGTCCCACAATGGTGGTTTCACATCATGCTTGCTTTAATGGTTGGCCTTTCCATCTGGGTCTGTGAAGGTTTTGGGAAACAGCTCCAACTTCCATGGTGGGGAGTCTTACTGGCTTGTGCCATTGCACTAACTTTCACCTTACCCATTGGCATTATTCAAGCCACAACAAACATG CAACCGGGGCTCAATGTGATCACAGAGTTGGTTATTGGGTATCTTTATCCTGGGAAGCCTCTTGCCAATGTGACTTTCAAAACATATGGCTATATCAGCATGTCACAAGCACTCATGTTTCTCGGTGACTTCAAATTAGGTCACTATATGAAGATCCCTCCCAAGTCCATGTTTATTGCGCAG TTAGCTGGAACACTGGTCGCTTCTAGTACCTTTTTCAGCACATCCTGGTGGCTTCTCAACACTGTTGAGAACATCTGTGATCCATCAAAACTGCCAGAGGGAAGTCCATGGACATGTCCTAGTGATGAGGTCTTCTATAATGCCTCAATCATTTGGGGAGTTATAGGCCCTCTCAGAATGTTCACTAAGCATGGAAACTACCCGGAGATGAACTGGTTCTTCCTACTTGGTTTACTTGCACCTATACCAGTTTGGCTCCTATCGCGCAAATTCCCCAAGCTAGAGTGGATTAAGCTCATAAACATGCCTATCATCATTGGAACCACAGCAGTCATGCCACCAGCTAAAGCTGTCCACTACTTGATGTGGTTCACAGTCGGAATTTTCTTTAGCTTCTATGTTTATCGACAACACAGGGCATGGTGGGCTAGGCATAACTATATCCTATCAGCTGCTTTGGATGCCGGTGTGGCCTTCACGGCAGTTCTTGTGTATTTCACCCTTCAGAGTAACGGTATTAATGGTCCAAAATGGTGGGGTCAGGACAGCACTGATCATTGTCCGTTGGCCAAGTGCCCCACAGCTCCAGGAGTAGTGGTCAAAGGGTGTCCAGTTTTTTGA
- the LOC112164248 gene encoding oligopeptide transporter 1, which produces MTGLVDDGVSPGDLSKKHHFDIDVIDDEVNDNPIEEVRLTVPITDDPSQPTLTFRTWVLGILSCAILAFVNKFFAYRRNPLSVGSVSAQILVLPLGKLMAATLPTNQLRVPFTKWTFSMNPGPFNLKEHVLITIFASSGASGVYAVHMITMVLAFYKRNLHPASAFLLAQTTQMLGYGWAGLFRRYLVDSPYMWWPSNLVQVSLFRALHEKEKRPKGGRTRLQFFFLVFICSFAYYIVPAYLFPSISTISIVCLIWKNSITAQQIGSGVRGLGIGSFGLDWSTVASFLGSPLATPGFANINFLLGFVLIVYIAAPIAYWNNAYGFQRFPLISSHTFDAMGNTYNISRILNQKSFDINMSEYNSYSKVHLSTFFAINYGLSFASLTATISHVALFYGKTIWHMWRKTASSVKAQVNDIHTRLMKKNYEAVPQWWFHVILVSMIGLSIFTCEGFGKQLQLPWWGVLMACGIALFFTLPIGIINATTNTGTGINVITEMVIGYIYPGKPLANAAFKTYGTISMSQALSFLTDFKLGHYMKIPPKSMFVVQLAGTLIASSVQFATSWWLLHSIENICDVSKLPDGSPWTCPDDDVFYNASIIWGVVGPLRMFANKGIYPELNWFFLLGLLAPVPVWFFSKKFPNQKWIRLINMPIIIGAAQGIPPAGPVHYITYGAVAIFFNFYVYSKFKGWWARHNYILSAALDAGVAFAGVLLYFALQSKDIIGPNWWGLDNNDHCPLARCPTAPGVVAKGCPVL; this is translated from the exons ATGATGAAGTGAATGACAACCCTATTGAGGAAGTCAGGCTCACTGTTCCGATCACCGATGACCCTTCTCAACCAACCTTGACATTTCGGACGTGGGTTCTGGGCATACTCTCATGCGCCATTCTTGCCTTTGTCAACAAGTTTTTCGCATACCGCCGAAACCCGCTCTCTGTGGGATCAGTCTCAGCACAAATTCTTGTCCTCCCTCTGGGGAAGTTGATGGCTGCAACCCTCCCAACTAATCAATTACGGGTCCCCTTTACAAAATGGACATTTTCGATGAATCCGGGGCCTTTCAATCTGAAAGAGCATGTGCTTATCACCATATTTGCCAGCTCTGGAGCAAGCGGTGTCTATGCTGTGCATATGATCACAATGGTTCTGGCTTTTTACAAAAGGAATCTGCATCCTGCATCAGCCTTCTTGTTAGCACAAACCACACAG ATGCTTGGGTACGGATGGGCTGGCCTATTCAGAAGATACCTTGTTGACTCTCCTTACATGTGGTGGCCGTCAAATCTGGTTCAAGTCTCTCTATTCAG GGCATTGcatgaaaaggaaaagagacCAAAGGGAGGCCGTACAAGGCTAcaattcttcttcttggttTTCATATGCAGCTTTGCTTACTACATTGTTCCGGCTTACCTTTTCCCCTCCATATCTACTATCTCCATTGTTTGTTTGATATGGAAGAATTCCATAACTGCCCAACAGATTGGTTCCGGAGTCCGTGGACTTGGTATTGGCTCGTTTGGACTCGATTGGTCTACTGTTGCTAGTTTCTTAGGCAGTCCATTGGCTACACCAGGATTTGCCAACATTAACTTCTTACTTGGTTTTGTTCTGATTGTCTACATTGCTGCCCCCATTGCTTATTGGAACAATGCATATGGCTTTCAGAGGTTCCCACTTATTTCCTCTCATACTTTCGATGCGATGGGAAACACTTACAACATTTCCAGGATTCTAAATCAGAAAAGTTTCGACATTAATATGTCAGAATATAATAGCTACAGCAAAGTCCATCTCAGTACCTTCTTTGCCATCAATTATGGACTGAGCTTTGCCAGTCTCACCGCTACAATTTCACATGTTGCACTTTTCTATGGAAA AACAATCTGGCACATGTGGAGAAAGACAGCTAGTTCTGTGAAAGCTCAAGTTAATGACATCCACACAAGGCTGATGAAGAAGAATTATGAAGCAGTCCCTCAATGGTGGTTTCACGTCATCCTTGTCTCAATGATTGGTCTTTCCATCTTCACTTGTGAAGGTTTTGGCAAACAGCTCCAACTTCCATGGTGGGGAGTTTTAATGGCTTGTGGCATTGCATTGTTCTTCACCTTACCCATCGGCATTATTAATGCCACGACAAATACG GGAACTGGGATTAATGTGATTACAGAGATGGTTATCGGGTATATTTATCCAGGCAAGCCTCTTGCGAATGCGGCCTTCAAGACCTATGGCACTATCAGCATGTCACAAGCACTCTCGTTTCTTACTGACTTCAAATTGGGTCACTATATGAAGATCCCTCCAAAATCCATGTTTGTTGTCCAG TTAGCTGGAACACTAATTGCTTCTAGTGTCCAATTTGCCACATCTTGGTGGCTTCTCCACTCCATTGAGAACATCTGCGATGTCTCAAAGTTGCCGGATGGAAGTCCATGGACATGTCCCGACGATGATGTCTTCTACAATGCTTCAATCATATGGGGAGTTGTCGGCCCGCTCAGAATGTTCGCCAACAAAGGCATCTACCCGGAGTTGAACTGGTTCTTCCTCCTCGGTTTACTTGCGCCTGTTCCAGTCTGGTTCTTCTCCAAGAAATTCCCAAATCAAAAGTGGATTAGGCTCATAAACATGCCTATCATTATTGGAGCAGCTCAGGGTATTCCACCTGCTGGACCTGTCCACTACATTACATATGGAGCAGTTGCCATCTTCTTCAACTTCTATGTGTACAGTAAGTTCAAAGGCTGGTGGGCTAGGCATAACTACATCCTCTCAGCTGCTTTGGATGCTGGTGTGGCCTTCGCAGGAGTTCTCTTATATTTCGCACTTCAAAGTAAGGACATTATAGGGCCAAACTGGTGGGGCCTTGATAATAATGATCATTGCCCATTGGCCCGTTGCCCTACTGCACCAGGAGTAGTGGCCAAAGGGTGCCCAGTTCTTTGA
- the LOC112166965 gene encoding ER membrane protein complex subunit 8/9 homolog, with product MGGELRYEIAQNAYIKLVLHALKHKTSAVNGILVGRVSPKNDVVEITDSVPLFHSQLGLLPQLEISLILIEEHFVTKGLSIVGYFHANERFDDHELGSLAKNVGDHIYRYLPQAAVLLLDNKKLGALSKTKDRSPVVQLYTKDASRIWKLVGSDGNQLTIKEPSANVVLLDHISTEKWQDVVDFDDHLDDISKDWLNPELFK from the exons ATGGGCGGCGAGTTGCGCTACGAGATCGCGCAGAACGCGTACATAAAGCTTGTGCTACACGCGCTCAAGCACAAGACCTCCGCCGTCAACGGCATCCTCGTCGGCCGCGTCTCCCCCAAAAACGACGTCGTCGAGATCACCGACTCCGTCCCTCTATTCCACTCCCAGCTTGGCCTCCTCCCCCAGCTCGAGATCTCCCTCATCCTC ATTGAGGAGCATTTTGTTACTAAAGGACTGAGCATTGTGGGATATTTTCACGCAAACGAGAGGTTTGATGATCATGAGCTTGGAAGCCTCGCCAAGAATGTTGGTGATCACATTTATCGTTACCTTCCTCAAGCTGCAGTGCTCTTG TTAGATAACAAGAAGCTTGGAGCTTTGTCAAAGACCAAGGACCGGAGCCCCGTGGTCCAG CTTTACACAAAAGATGCATCGAGGATTTGGAAGCTAGTTGGATCAGATGGAAATCAGTTAACGATCAAGGAGCCCTCAGCAAATGTTGTTCTACTGGATCACATCTCAACTGAAAAATGGCAGgatgttgtagattttgatgatCACCTTGATGACATTAGCAA GGATTGGCTGAACCCAGAGCTCTTCAAGTAA
- the LOC112166964 gene encoding pentatricopeptide repeat-containing protein At5g66520, which yields MLSTLSLHLPPQNHTQSLTSQNLTPHHHHLLHTFTSPFELKQLHAHLIKTNTPLSTLPPTRIAFACSLTPSFSYAQKLFQHLEYPDITAWNSCLKAFAEGDEPIDAMLLFHQLHCFNVIPDSFTLSFVLKACTRLLDFHTGRLLHGYVEKLGFRSNLFLMNMILNLYALCGEIRDARLMFDKMPQRDVVTWNIMMTLLVKRGDIEQAYDLFSGMPDRSVRSWTLMISGFGQCGKPKEAIRVFLEMEEAGVRANEVTVVAVLAASADLGDLDLGRRVHEYSKESGFGRNVWICNTLIEMYVKCGCLEDACRVFDAMEERTVVSWSAMISGLAMHGQAEEALRLFSNMIQIGMEPNYVTFVGLLHACSHMGFVDKGRDFFARMTADYGIVPKIEHYGCMVDLLSRTGLLQEAHEFIMNMPIKPNGVVWGALLGGCKVHRNIELAEEATKHLSELDPLNDGYYIVLSNIYAEAQRWEDVARVRRLMRDRGVKKTPGWSSITVDGVLHEFVAGDEAHPQAEEIDQIWGKLLERLKMKGYVPNTSVVLLDMEEDQKEKFLNRHSEKLALVFGLIKTKPGTPIRIMKNLRVCEDCHAALKLVSEIADREIVVRDRNRFHCFKKGYCSCGDYW from the coding sequence ATGCTTTCAACACTTTCCCTCCATCTTCCTCCTCAGAACCACACGCAGTCCCTAACTTCACAAAACCTCACaccccatcatcatcatcttctccacACCTTCACCTCCCCATTTGAGCTCAAACAACTCCATGCCCACCTCATCAAAACCAACACTCCCCTCTCCACCCTCCCTCCCACCCGAATCGCCTTCGCTTGCTCTCTCACTCCCAGCTTCTCCTACGCCCAGAAACTCTTCCAACACCTCGAATACCCCGATATCACTGCCTGGAATTCCTGCCTGAAAGCCTTCGCCGAAGGCGATGAGCCCATTGATGCAATGCTGCTCTTCCATCAGCTGCATTGCTTCAATGTAATTCCTGACAGTTTCACTCTGTCTTTTGTTCTAAAGGCCTGTACCCGCTTGTTGGATTTTCACACTGGTAGACTGCTACATGGCTATGTGGAGAAGCTTGGGTTTCGGTCCAATCTGTTTTTGATGAATATGATTCTGAATTTGTATGCATTGTGTGGGGAAATTAGGGATGCACGGCTGATGTTTGATAAAATGCCGCAGAGGGATGTTGTCACGTGGAATATAATGATGACTCTGTTGGTGAAGAGAGGTGATATAGAGCAAGCTTATGATTTGTTTTCGGGGATGCCGGATAGAAGTGTGAGGTCGTGGACGCTGATGATTTCGGGGTTTGGTCAGTGCGGTAAGCCTAAGGAGGCGATTCGTGTGTTTTTGGAGATGGAGGAGGCTGGTGTGAGGGCAAATGAGGTGACCGTAGTGGCGGTTCTTGCGGCTTCTGCTGATTTGGGTGACTTGGATTTGGGTAGGAGAGTTCATGAGTACTCGAAGGAAAGTGGGTTTGGAAGAAATGTTTGGATTTGTAACACGCTGATCGAGATGTATGTCAAATGTGGGTGTTTGGAGGATGCTTGTAGAGTTTTTGATGCGATGGAAGAACGAACGGTTGTGTCGTGGTCAGCTATGATTTCAGGGCTGGCCATGCATGGACAAGCTGAGGAAGCTTTGAGACTTTTCTCTAACATGATTCAGATAGGGATGGAGCCAAATTATGTAACTTTTGTTGGACTCCTGCATGCTTGTAGCCACATGGGGTTTGTTGACAAGGGTCGTGACTTCTTTGCCAGAATGACTGCAGATTATGGTATAGTTCCGAAAATTGAGCATTATGGTTGTATGGTTGATCTCTTAAGCCGCACAGGGCTCCTTCAAGAGGCTCACGAGTTTATCATGAACATGCCTATCAAACCAAATGGTGTTGTGTGGGGAGCTCTCCTTGGTGGATGCAAAGTTCACAGAAACATTGAACTGGCTGAAGAAGCAACAAAGCACCTTTCTGAATTGGATCCACTGAATGATGGATACTACATTGTTTTGTCAAACATTTATGCAGAAGCACAACGGTGGGAAGACGTGGCGAGAGTGAGAAGACTAATGAGGGATCGAGGAGTGAAGAAGACACCTGGCTGGAGCTCAATCACGGTAGATGGAGTGCTTCATGAGTTTGTTGCTGGGGATGAAGCCCATCCTCAAGCCGAGGAGATCGACCAAATATGGGGAAAACTACTTGAAAGATTGAAGATGAAGGGTTATGTACCCAACACTTCAGTTGTTCTACTAGACATGGAAGAGgatcaaaaggagaaatttcTCAATCGCCATAGCGAGAAATTAGCGCTGGTTTTTGGGCTGATCAAAACGAAACCTGGAACACCAATTCGAATTATGAAGAATCTTCGTGTTTGTGAGGACTGTCATGCTGCTTTGAAACTTGTATCAGAAATTGCCGACAGAGAGATAGTTGTGCGTGACCGAAATCGGTTCCATTGTTTCAAAAAAGGTTATTGTTCCTGCGGGGATTACTGGTAG
- the LOC112164247 gene encoding oligopeptide transporter 1 isoform X2 — protein sequence MTVSVEGPDSQATIPGGTRIDVLDDEFNDSPIEQVRLTVPITDDPSVPALTFRTWVLGLLSCCTLAFLNQFFGYRQNQLYISSVSAQILVLPLGKLMAKTLPTKQFRVMGRTFSFNPGPFNLKEHVLITIFANSGSNSVYAVNIITIVKAFYRRSMHPMAAFLLAQSTQLLGYGWAGLFRKYLVDSPYMWWPDNLVQVSLFRALHEWEMRPKGGRTRLQYFSLVFVCSFAYYIIPSFFFPSIGALSFVCWIWKDSVTAQQIGSGLNGLGIGSFGLDWSTVASFLKSPLATPGFVFMNMLAGFVFIFYILTPIFYWSNVKDAKKFPFFSSSTFDSTGKRYNVSRVLDQKTFDINLKEYNSYSKLHLSMYFASTYGWSFAGLTATISHVALFHGKDIWDMWKKTSTAAKDQLGDIHTRLMKKNYEAVPQWWFHIMLALMVGLSIWVCEGFGKQLQLPWWGVLLACAIALTFTLPIGIIQATTNMQPGLNVITELVIGYLYPGKPLANVTFKTYGYISMSQALMFLGDFKLGHYMKIPPKSMFIAQLAGTLVASSTFFSTSWWLLNTVENICDPSKLPEGSPWTCPSDEVFYNASIIWGVIGPLRMFTKHGNYPEMNWFFLLGLLAPIPVWLLSRKFPKLEWIKLINMPIIIGTTAVMPPAKAVHYLMWFTVGIFFSFYVYRQHRAWWARHNYILSAALDAGVAFTAVLVYFTLQSNGINGPKWWGQDSTDHCPLAKCPTAPGVVVKGCPVF from the exons ATGACAGTCTCTGTCGAAGGTCCAGACTCCCAAGCAACTATTCCTGGTGGGACAAGGATCGACGTCCTTG ATGATGAGTTCAACGACAGCCCAATTGAGCAGGTGAGGCTAACAGTTCCGATCACCGACGACCCTTCAGTTCCCGCCTTAACCTTTCGTACGTGGGTTCTAGGCCTTTTGTCATGCTGCACTCTTGCCTTTTTGAACCAGTTCTTTGGTTACCGCCAAAACCAGCTCTACATTTCTTCAGTCTCAGCACAAATCCTCGTCCTCCCTCTCGGAAAACTGATGGCTAAAACTCTCCCAACAAAACAATTCCGAGTTATGGGACGGACATTTTCATTCAACCCCGGACCTTTCAACTTGAAAGAGCATGTGTTGATCACCATCTTTGCGAATTCAGGATCAAATAGTGTTTATGCAGTTAACATTATCACTATTGTGAAGGCTTTCTACCGCAGAAGCATGCATCCTATGGCAGCCTTCTTGTTAGCCCAAAGCACTCAA TTGCTTGGATATGGGTGGGCTGGGTTGTTCAGAAAGTACCTTGTTGATTCCCCATATATGTGGTGGCCTGACAATCTGGTTCAGGTCTCTCTTTTCAG GGCGCTTCATGAATGGGAAATGAGACCAAAGGGAGGCCGTACTAGGCTGCAGTACTTCAGCTTAGTATTTGTATGCAGCTTCGCTTATTATATTATTCCAAGTTTTTTCTTCCCCTCCATAGGCGCTCTCTCCTTTGTTTGTTGGATATGGAAGGACTCCGTCACCGCCCAACAGATTGGTTCCGGCCTCAATGGCCTTGGCATTGGCTCGTTTGGCCTTGATTGGTCAACTGTTGCTAGCTTCTTGAAGAGCCCATTAGCCACACCCGGTTTTGTCTTCATGAACATGTTGGCTGgttttgtcttcattttctaCATTCTTACCCCCATTTTTTATTGGTCCAATGTAAAAGATGCCAAGAAGTttcccttcttttcttcttctactttcGACTCCACTGGCAAACGCTATAATGTTTCCCGAGTTCTGGACCAGAAAACTTTCGATATTAATTTGAAAGAGTATAACAGTTACAGTAAACTCCATCTCTCTATGTACTTTGCCTCGACTTATGGGTGGAGCTTTGCTGGTCTGACAGCAACTATTTCACATGTTGCACTCTTCCATGGAAA AGACATCTGGGATATGTGGAAAAAGACTTCTACTGCAGCGAAAGATCAGCTTGGGGACATCCACACACGGTTGATGAAGAAGAACTACGAGGCAGTCCCACAATGGTGGTTTCACATCATGCTTGCTTTAATGGTTGGCCTTTCCATCTGGGTCTGTGAAGGTTTTGGGAAACAGCTCCAACTTCCATGGTGGGGAGTCTTACTGGCTTGTGCCATTGCACTAACTTTCACCTTACCCATTGGCATTATTCAAGCCACAACAAACATG CAACCGGGGCTCAATGTGATCACAGAGTTGGTTATTGGGTATCTTTATCCTGGGAAGCCTCTTGCCAATGTGACTTTCAAAACATATGGCTATATCAGCATGTCACAAGCACTCATGTTTCTCGGTGACTTCAAATTAGGTCACTATATGAAGATCCCTCCCAAGTCCATGTTTATTGCGCAG TTAGCTGGAACACTGGTCGCTTCTAGTACCTTTTTCAGCACATCCTGGTGGCTTCTCAACACTGTTGAGAACATCTGTGATCCATCAAAACTGCCAGAGGGAAGTCCATGGACATGTCCTAGTGATGAGGTCTTCTATAATGCCTCAATCATTTGGGGAGTTATAGGCCCTCTCAGAATGTTCACTAAGCATGGAAACTACCCGGAGATGAACTGGTTCTTCCTACTTGGTTTACTTGCACCTATACCAGTTTGGCTCCTATCGCGCAAATTCCCCAAGCTAGAGTGGATTAAGCTCATAAACATGCCTATCATCATTGGAACCACAGCAGTCATGCCACCAGCTAAAGCTGTCCACTACTTGATGTGGTTCACAGTCGGAATTTTCTTTAGCTTCTATGTTTATCGACAACACAGGGCATGGTGGGCTAGGCATAACTATATCCTATCAGCTGCTTTGGATGCCGGTGTGGCCTTCACGGCAGTTCTTGTGTATTTCACCCTTCAGAGTAACGGTATTAATGGTCCAAAATGGTGGGGTCAGGACAGCACTGATCATTGTCCGTTGGCCAAGTGCCCCACAGCTCCAGGAGTAGTGGTCAAAGGGTGTCCAGTTTTTTGA